From Pararge aegeria chromosome 9, ilParAegt1.1, whole genome shotgun sequence, the proteins below share one genomic window:
- the LOC120626341 gene encoding sorting nexin-4-like: MSAEDSLIKSSRSLTKIDTVEDFENQDTLLKHVDISIVESEKRANGTLHVRDHYTVYLIDLKVTDPDYKIVQSKISTIWRRYTEFEQIHDYLQVTYSHVVIPPLPEKRVLYAWRKSDTTDPEFIERRRAGLENFLLRVASHPRLCFDDQFINFLQQEHGWRETITDSGYILQAENKLKSLSVSIRLKKPDPEIEGVKNYGKQLETNLGNFLYTRSKIIEKNYALCKLHANYGKLFSEWSVIEKEMGDGLQKAGHYFDSIADSIESVAEDEEQLADQLKEYFFYAAALQQLCANHEALQRALENAHDALNNRIAERNRAAAGKSGIMSRIFGTTDPDIVRDQSTRALDAKILADREAIEKAKRDLEDFTKKTSVEIEYFQKQKDKDLHESLVGFITLQVKAAKKNLQAWTQIKECLQNMP; encoded by the exons ATGTCGGCAGAGGATTCGCTGATAAAGTCGTCGAGGTCCCTAACCAAAATAGATACTGTGGAGGACTTTGAGAACCAA GATACGCTATTAAAACATGTTGATATATCAATTGTGGAGTCTGAGAAGCGAGCTAACGGCACGTTGCATGTACGAGACCATTACACTGTTTACTTGATTGACTTGAA AGTGACAGATCCAGATTATAAAATTGTTCAGTCCAAGATAAGTACAATATGGAGACGTTATACAGAGTTTGAACAGATACATGATTACCTGCAGGTCACATATTCACATGTTGTGATTCCACCACTGCCAGAGAAAAGg GTGCTATATGCATGGCGCAAATCAGACACAACTGATCCAGAGTTCATAGAGAGAAGACGGGCTGGTCTTGAGAACTTCCTCCTACGTGTCGCATCACACCCGCGTCTATGCTTTGATgatcaattcattaattttcttCAGCAGGAACATGGCTGGCGAGAAACTATCACTGATAGTG GATATATACTACAAGCAGAgaacaaattaaaatcattatcagTATCAATAAGACTGAAAAAACCGGATCCAGAAATCGAAGGCGTTAAAAATTATGGCAAACAGCTGGAAACGAATTTAGGAAATTTTCTGTATACAag ATCAAAAATTATAGAGAAGAACTATGCACTGTGTAAATTGCACGCCAACTATGGAAAGCTGTTCAGCGAATGGAGTGTTATCGAGAAAGAAATGGGCGATGGACTGCAGAAAGCCGGAcattattttg ATTCAATAGCAGATTCGATTGAATCGGTGGCTGAAGACGAGGAGCAGTTAGCCGATCAACTCAAAGAGTATTTCTTCTACGCGGCCGCTTTACAGCAATTGTGCGCAAATCATGAAGCATTGCAGCGGGCGTTAGAAAATGCACACGACGCCCTTAACAATCG GATAGCAGAGCGAAACCGAGCCGCGGCAGGCAAGTCCGGGATCATGTCCCGTATATTCGGCACTACCGACCCGGACATCGTTCGGGACCAAAGCACGCGCGCGCTTGATGCTAAGATCCTCGCCGACAGAGAGGCCATCGAGAAAGCTAAGAGAGATTTAGA GGACTTCACGAAAAAGACCTCAGTCGAAATTGAGTATTTCCAAAAGCAAAAGGACAAAGATTTGCACGAATCACTAGTCGGTTTTATAACACTACAGGTCAAAGCGGCGAAGAAG AACCTGCAAGCGTGGACACAAATCAAAGAATGCCTTCAGAACATGCCCTGA